CGCTCCTCGGGCATGTAGCCGATGCGCCGGCGGTCGGCGGCGGTGATCGGGTGGCCGCCCCAGCGCACCTGCCCGGCGTCGGCCGCGAGCACCCCGAGCGCGATGCGCATGGCCGTGCTCTTGCCCGCGCCGTTGCTGCCGACGAACCCGAGAAGCTCACCGGGGCGCACCTGCAGGCTGAGGTGGTCGAGCGCGACCACCTGGCCGTACCGCTTGCTCACGTCGTCGAGCTCGAGCCCAGCCGCCGTCACCACTCACCCTCCCCGAGACGCGCCGGCCCCGGCCGACGTCGACTCGACCCTAACGGGTCGGCCCGACAGCTCAGCCCTCCCGCAGCTCGGGGCGGCCCGGCTGCTCGCCGCCGCGCGCGTCGAGGTAGCTCTGCTTCGGCACCATGACCTTGCGGCGGAAGACGCACACGAGCGTGCCGTCCTGCTTGTAGCCCTTGGTCTCGACGTGCACGACGCCGCGGTCGTCCTTGCTGGTGCTCTCGCGCTTGTCGAGCACGGTCGTCTCGCCGTAGATCGTGTCGCCGTGGAAGGTGGGCGCCACGTGCCGCAGCGACTCGATCTCGAGGTTGGCGATCGCCTTGCCGCTGACGTCGGGCACCGACATGCCGAGCAGGATCGAGTAGACGTAGTTGCCCACCACGACGTTCTGGCCGAACTGCGTGGTCTGCTCGGCGTAGTTCGCGTCCAGGTGCAGGGGGTGGTGGTTCATCGTCAGCAGGCAGAACAGGTGGTCGTCGTACTCGGTGACGGTCTTGCCTGGCCAGTGCTTGTAGACCGCACCGACCTCGAACTCCTCGTAGCTGCGCCCGAACTGCATGCTCGTCTCCCTGGTCGCTGGCCCGTCGACGGGCGCCGGCAGGCGCCGCCTCGGCTCATGCTGCCGGACGCCGGCCCCGCGCCGGGGCCGGACGAGCGTGCTCTTGGTCACGCACGGCCGTCAGCGAGCAGGGTCGCCCATCACGCGGTTGCGCCCACTGCGCTTGGCGGCGTAGAGGTTGCGGTCGGCGTCCGACATGAGCGCTCCGGGCGACGTCACGCCCGTGGGCGCGGTGCTCACGCCGATCGACACGGTGACCGGTACGGCGCCGGTCAGCGGGCTCCAGTCGTGGTCCTGCACCGCGAGCCGCACTCGCTCGCACACCACCACGGCGACGTCAGCAGAGACGCCGGACAGCACGATGGCGAACTCCTCCCCACCCAGGCGCCCCACCGCGATCGAGCGATCGGCAGCGCCCTCGACGGCGGCGGCGTCCTCGAGCAGGCGGCCGAGTGCACGCAGCACCTCGTCGCCGCACTCGTGCGAGAGCTCGTCGTTGATCCGCTTGAAGTGGTCGACGTCGACGATGGCGGTGGTGAGCGACGTCCCCTCCCGGCTCGCCACGGCGTACCTGCGCGCGAGCTCTTCGTCGAGGAAGCGGCGGTTCCACAGGCCGGTCAGCGCGTCTCGGTAGGCGAGCTCGCGGAACCGGACGGCATCGCGGGAGGCCTGCTCGACCTCGTAGGCAGCGTGCACGAGCTGCGCCTGCGTCTGCGCCTCCTCGCTCGACACCCGCTGCGAGGTGGAGTGGAAGGCGACGTACTCGGCGAACGCGGCGGCGAAGTCGCCTTGCGCGGCGTGCCAGACGGCCCGCTCCTCGTGCACCGCCGCGGTGCTCGCCAGCAGGCCACCGCGGCGCGCTTCCTCCTCCGCGCGGTCGAGCAGCGTCGCCGCGGCAGCGAAGTCGGCGCGGCGCCGGTGGATCTCGGCCGCCGCGAGCAGGCAGTCGATGCGGGCAGTCGGCTCGCCGAGGCGCACCGGCCCGTCACCGTCGAACACCGGCGACAGCACGGCCAGGGCCGCGTCGAACTCCTCGTGCATGACGTGCATGCGGGCCACGGTGTCGACCATGATCGCCTTGAGCGGCAGGCCGTACAGCTCGGAGGCGCGCAGCAGCTCCCCGGCGTGACTGCGCGCACCGTCGCGGTCGCCGGTGAGGACGGCGTGCCACGCCCGGTTGTTGTGGATCACGAGCATGGCCTCGCCGTCGCCGGCCTCCGTCGCGAGCTCGAGCACCTCGTCGTAGCGACGGTCGCCCTCGGTCGTCCCCGCTCCGAACCCGACGGCGGCCACGAGCACGTGGTCGATGCGCACGCCCACCGGCGCGTCCGCGGGCAGCAGCCGGACGCTGTGCAGCCCCTCGGTGCGCGTCGAGGCCAGGTCACCGATGGCGAGCGCCACGGTCGACAGCACGAACGCGCTGCGCGCCTCGAGGTAGACGTCACCGGCGTCACGGGCCCACGCGGCGACCTCCTTGGCGAGCACCGAGGCCGTGCCGGCGTCGCCGGACCGCATCGCGAAGTCGGCGTTGATGAGGGTGGCCCGCCGCTCCAGCGGCACCCAGCCGCGGCCCTTGGCCACCGACGCGAGGTGCTGGGCCACGGCGGCCGCCTCGTCGTCGTACTGCGAGCGAGCCGCCTCCATGGCCGACAGCAGCGCCTCGGTGTCGGCGTAGGTCACGTCCAGCCGGTCGCCGGCACCCGCCCAGGGGGCGGCCGGTCGAGTCAGGAGTGTGCTCACTCACGCACTATCGGCCAAACGCCCCTTCAGCCTGAGGGGGCGTTCGGCAGCTCAGGTGAGGAGCTTGCCGGGGTTGAGGATGCCGACCGGGTCGAGCGCGTCCTTGATCCGACGGCTGACCT
This is a stretch of genomic DNA from Angustibacter sp. Root456. It encodes these proteins:
- a CDS encoding MaoC family dehydratase — its product is MQFGRSYEEFEVGAVYKHWPGKTVTEYDDHLFCLLTMNHHPLHLDANYAEQTTQFGQNVVVGNYVYSILLGMSVPDVSGKAIANLEIESLRHVAPTFHGDTIYGETTVLDKRESTSKDDRGVVHVETKGYKQDGTLVCVFRRKVMVPKQSYLDARGGEQPGRPELREG
- a CDS encoding diguanylate cyclase, with protein sequence MSTLLTRPAAPWAGAGDRLDVTYADTEALLSAMEAARSQYDDEAAAVAQHLASVAKGRGWVPLERRATLINADFAMRSGDAGTASVLAKEVAAWARDAGDVYLEARSAFVLSTVALAIGDLASTRTEGLHSVRLLPADAPVGVRIDHVLVAAVGFGAGTTEGDRRYDEVLELATEAGDGEAMLVIHNNRAWHAVLTGDRDGARSHAGELLRASELYGLPLKAIMVDTVARMHVMHEEFDAALAVLSPVFDGDGPVRLGEPTARIDCLLAAAEIHRRRADFAAAATLLDRAEEEARRGGLLASTAAVHEERAVWHAAQGDFAAAFAEYVAFHSTSQRVSSEEAQTQAQLVHAAYEVEQASRDAVRFRELAYRDALTGLWNRRFLDEELARRYAVASREGTSLTTAIVDVDHFKRINDELSHECGDEVLRALGRLLEDAAAVEGAADRSIAVGRLGGEEFAIVLSGVSADVAVVVCERVRLAVQDHDWSPLTGAVPVTVSIGVSTAPTGVTSPGALMSDADRNLYAAKRSGRNRVMGDPAR